The nucleotide window GGCCATTAATGATCTGGAAACTGATCCGGTATGATTTTTCTGTAGTTGAAACCACTTTATCACCAATGATTGATTTAAGAACTCCATTAATGATAACTATATTTGCCCCAGCATCAACCTTGAAGCCAATGATAGAGAACATTGTGGTTAGCTGGTTACGCTTAACCCGTGAAGCCTGTTGTGCCAATTGTGTTCTTAAAATACCCTGCTCTGACGGGTTTACGTAGTTAATAATAAGACTATTCTGGTATTCAATATTTTCCGGGCTGACATTATTCGCAAGAAAAATAAAGTATGTCGCCATTTCCTGAAGATATTTCGGATCAGCATCATTACTGTCTACCCAGAATTTGTCATGAACAACCGGTGGAACAATAATAGTTCTTTCCCTACCCATATTTTTAACTGCCAGAGCTAGTGTCAATAATAGACATAATGCCAGAATAATCAATATTAGATCGTTGACCTGAACCCGTCTCAGAGCTTTAATCAACTTGTTTTTATAAACTGTTTTTTCCATAATTTATCCTGAAATCTCACGAATATGGGACGGTGGCAATCGTTTTAATTTTAACGAACCAAAGTTCCAGTAGAAAAAGTGTATTAAATAGCCCCTTAATTTTCCGGCCTTGATTTTGGTATATTGATATGTTGCAAATAAAGAGACAACCAACATGACCAAGAACATCAAAAAACTTTTCATTAACAGGCCTGGAAACAAGATCACCGCAAAAACGATGATCTCATCAGCATCAAACCATAAAGCTTTAGGTGGGTCATCCAGTCTTCGTGGAATGTAATAGCTTTTTTTAGACATGGCTAACCTATACCGCAACCACAATTAATGATGAATTGACGATACCTGTTACCATATCCGGACCAAAGGCAATTAGTAATGCAAAAATAATCCCGCCAATTACTGCCATTGGCGCCTGTTTGGCTATTCCAATAATCAAGGCTACGATAAAGCAGGCAGCTGCAAGCAATATTCCCAGATAACCATGAATTACCGAATCAACCCAGTTATAACCATTTTTAAATGCTGCATCATTGGTTGTTGAACCATTGGTATGGCTCGCCAAACTTAACCCAAAATAACAGCAGATAACTAATAGTAATATTAATGATGCTTTATGCTGTTGAATAAATCCTTTTGCATCTAATACAAACCTGTTCATATATAAACTCCTAAAAATTAAACACCGGCTTTAGCCAGAGCAAAGATCATCAGAAAGCCCCAGATCGCCAGTATTGTAATCGTAATATATATTTTTGTACGTTTGGGTAGACTGGTTCTGATTAATCTCGGAACCTCATAAAAACTAACAAAAAACATAATTACAGAAAACATGGCAATCCCAAACCAAACCATAGTATTGTCATTAAGCATGAATCCTCCTTAAAATATTAAGTTAACCTATTTCTTTCTAATTCTGGGTTATAACAACTTCAATTTCTGCCCTCCTGTTCTCGTAGCGACCCACTTTGTTTTTATTACTTGCCACATAACAACACAAAGGTCTGGCTTCAATTGTTATGTTAGATGCTTTAAACCCATAGTGATGTATCAGGTAATTCCTGACCGCTTCTGCCCTGTTATGTGCAAGACGTTGATTGAAGTGTGATTTATGTTTCACGGCTTCAACATTATCGGTATAACCAATAACTTTGATTTGCTCATCTTTAGTGATATGAAGATGCTTAATACTGGCTCTAATTTTGCTAATAGCCGATTTGGTCAAATAAGATTTACTAAATGTAAAATTCACGGCGAATTTCTCCGTACGTTTTTTTATTTCTACTGGAGTGACTGGTGTTATAAATATCGGTGATTCTGGTTCATCAGGTTCATCATCTAAAGTAAACTGAGTTGGTAAAGGACATGATTCCGCATTACAATAAGAATAATCGTTTGTTGCTACGTTGTAATAAGTCCGTGCTTCAATAGGTGATGGATTATCAGAAGCACAACCAATTAAAAAGCTAGTTGTTATAGCCAAGCTCAATAATAGCCTTATGGACTTTCTTTGCATACTTTTCCCTTTTTGATATGGTTTTTGCATTATAGGCTCCCACTGCATTCCAGTTGTAGCCCAGTCTATTTATGTTGTCCGATAATATCCATGCTCCAACCATGATATTGGTACATGGATCATATAAATCATTTTCTGAAATATTGTATTGCTGGAGTTTTTTTAACCAGCCAGAATTAATCTGCATTAATCCAATGTCATAACTGCCATTATCATTCTTACCTAATGCCCTGGGATTAAAACGGCTCTCAACTTTGGCGATTGCTACCAGTAAACTTGCCGGGACTCCATATCTTGACTCAGCCCGACTCCAGCAAGCACTTCCTGGTTTCAATTTCTGTGGTGCAGAATGGCTAGTTGTATAATAATTGGCAGATTTAGGTTTCTCATCGCTATAATTAGTTACACTAATTGCCAGACTATTACTTATATTAATGATAAACAACAGCTGAAGCAGCTTCTTCAACATTCTTACTCCTGAATACACATTGGCTAAGTATCGAAGCATATGCCTGAGAAATATGACCATGATTTTGCTGCTTAAAAGTTTTTGCCAATTGCATCAGTAAATCATCATCTGATGATTTTCCACCAACAACAATATTCACAATCTCCTGATCAAACCATTGATAAAATTTATCAGTATAGTAAAAATCATGATCTGGACCAATACGCACAAAATACTCACTTTCGAATAATAGATCAAGAAGCATCTGCAGTCTTTTTTCTGGCAATGAATAACGGGCATCTTCCCGATTAATCTGGATGGCCTGAAACTGTCCTACAGTCTCAAGTCCAAGATCCAGAGCCTGAGTAAATAGCAGTTTGAAATCATTTTTATTCCGGCTGGTTATATCCAGAGTACTCCCAATAAGATTAAGAATCGTTCTCAGATTAAGACAACCCAGGTTGTTTAAAATAAAGGCATTAATGATTTGCTCAATCGCATCTTCATAATTACCTGATATCTGGATTGCATTTTTCTTGACTATAATAAACTTTGTCATTTATTTGTCCCCTATAAATTTCTTACAATATACGATGATGGACGTATTGATTTTAATAGCTTATCTGGCATATTTCGTCCATAACCGAGTAATTCAATTAATTGGCTGGCTTCTTCTTTATTGGATATTTCATAACCAAGCATATTCAATTTACGAATTATTTTCGAATATACATGGGTTCTCACTGTGCCAGCAGTTATAAATAATAAAGAAGCGATTTCTTCAATAGAGAAGTCATTCGCAAGCAAATACATAACACATTGCTCCTGGTTACTAAACCGAACTTGGTGCCTGGAGTAGTACCTTGGAATAGGTTTAAAATGATTGCCGAGCAATTTCTTGGCTGAAAGTTCTCCAGTTATCGCTTGTTCAACCAGCATATATATTTCGCAACCAATCTTTATTAGCTTTTTTGTCCAGTAAAATATCTGAATTGATCCATTTATTAACAAACTTTCTACAACCAATGCATCACTCATGTTCTTAACAAGAATTTCATCTACTTGCATAATCTGGTCTCTTATTATGGTGAAAGATTTGTTATCCAATAAATTCATTTTTGGTTTTATTCCCAGCGTTTCTTTTGTATGCAAAGTAGCAAAAGCAATCTCATGTGATAGTGTTTTCACATAAGCAACTTCATCATCAAAATATCGGTTTGAAAACCAAACAGCAAATGCTAATTCATGTTCAAAATTTCGCATGCTCTACCCCTACAGTTTAAACAAAATAAATTTTAAAAACATACACAGATCCGTTGATTTTTCATAAGCGGATTTGTATACTATGACCTATTTACAAGTGATTTGGAGGAATTTAACCAATTTATGCTCAGCAGAAATTGCACCAAATTCGGTAACTTTATGGTGCAAATATGCCCAAACGATGTAGCAGCAATAATCAAAGCCAGGTAATCCCTTGATGACTACCCTATCCGGATGCTTTAACTGCTCTACCATTGGCTGTATTTCGACTGGAACTGAATAGATGTGTGTTCGTGAAATTAGATCCTTGAAGAAGCGCGCATTTATTTTACGTTGCTCTTCAGGTAAGTTTTGATACTCCCGATATTGGAGTTTATGAACGTTGGTAATAAAATTAACTCGCTCCCTCTGATACCATGACGGGTTTTTAAGTACATCCCGCAGATAAGCATATGGGTGACGAATTTGCCCAGATTGGCTGCGTTTACTGACATAAACACATGCAGATTCCACATCCAGGTCTGAATATTTCTGTTTTAGTTTATCCTTATAATCTTCATTAATAATAACAAGTTGATCTTTGACCTCATTTGTTTTCCTGCGTTTATGTTGCTTTAATAAGGCTGCTTCGTTTGGCACCATCAAATAACTGTATTTATCTGTAGCAGTTATCTCAAGTGGAACCAACTCTTTAAGTTCAGCCAGAATCTTATTAAATATCCGCCTAAATTCATTTAATGTGGGAATTCCACCACCAAATAGCTCATAAAGCGGTTCAATCTGAAAGGAGTAATTAATCTTTTTTAAATATAAATTGTAGTTTTGATATAGGAAATAATTAAGAATGTCAAGCTTGCGAGAGTTGCTAAACTCTTCAACCGCTTTTGCAGAAATTGGTACAGCTGTTAATTTGATAAGCTCAAATATTTCATCGCTAAGGACTATTTGTTGCTGCCAGAGTTGGCTATCATCATGCAACCAGCTATGATTTCCACTAACAAAATGTATTGAATCGCGTGGTCTTCTAGCTTTATCATTGGGATTAGTATATGAGAGTGTTAATTCACAGTTTATAAATGCCTGCAATTGCATGGCTATAGCTTCTACATCCTTACTGCTTGGAACATAGTTAATTCCAAGTGCTTCTTTATAAAACTGTGCTCTACTACGAGGAATGCTTACAACCGGAGTTTTGGAGCGAGTTCTGATTATTGATTTACACAGATAAGAAAACAGGCGCCGGGGATAAATTCCGGTAGGTATAACTTTACCACTAAATTGAACAGTTAAGCTCTCAGATCCAATAAAAGTGCTTTGAGAATACCCCTGTACAGGTGTTGCAATATTGCAATTATACTGTAGTGCAAATGGTACATGTATGAATGGAGATATAGTATAAGTTATGTTATTTAATATGGAGTTTTCACTTGGTTGAGTCTGTAGTGGAGTGTTTGGTGTAAGATTTTGTATTGTATGATATTTATTAGTGTATTTTGAAATATGGTTAGTAGTTTTTGTACCTGCTATAGTAACAATAATAGTGAATTTATTGGCAGTATTTAATATTTTATTTGATAAATGATTTCAATTTCAAAGATGAAAAAAGCCCAAACATTTTGTCTGGGCTTATACTAAAGATTTTTAGGACTAATTAAATGTTACTATAAGATTTATGTCGTAGATAATGATCAATAATCACTAATGCTGCCATAGCATCTACAACAGGAACAGCCCGAGGTAATACACATGGATCATGACGACCATAAGCTTCAAGATCAATTTCATTATAATCAACATCCAACGTCTTTTGCGGCTTACTAATTGTTGAAACAGACTTAAATGCTACCCGAAAATAAATATCTTCACCACTGGTAATACCACCTAACACTCCACCAGCATGATTTGTCTCAGTTCGAATATCACCTTCTACCAGAACAAATGGATCGTTATGTACAGAGCCACGTAGTTCTACACCAGCAAAACCCGAACCAATTTCAAAGCCTTTTACAGCATTGATACTAACCATGGCTTTTGCCAAATCGGCATGAAAACGATCAAAGACTGGCTCACCAAGCCCAACAGGAACATTGCGTAATACACATTTGATAACACCACCGATCGAATCACCATCATCTCTTACTTCTTCAACTAGGCTAATCATCTCTTTCGCAATAGTTTGATCTGGACAACGAATTATATTTGCTTCAACATCAGCAGCAGTAACTTTTGTATGATCAATCTGTGCTTTAATCGGACCAACTTGCTCAACAAAGCTAATTATCTCAACACCCAATTCTTGCTGTAAAAATTTCTTAGCTATTGCTCCAGCTGCTACCCGTGCTAGAGTTTCCCGCGCACTTGCCCGCCCACTACCACGATAATCGCGCATACCATATTTCATGAGATAGGTAAAATCAGCGTGTGATGGTCGGAAAATATTTTTTAAATGATCATAATCCGCTGAACGCTGATCTTTATTATAAGCTAGCATTAATATTGGTGTGCCAGTAGTCTTACCTTCAAAAACACCAGATAAAACATGAATAGTATCAGTTTCAGAGCGCGGCGTTGTAATCGCACTTTGCCCCGGCTTACGGCGATCTAGTTCAGCCTGAATTTCCTCGGTAGTAATTTTAATTCCTGCCGGACAGCCATCAACAATTACCCCAACTGCACCACCATGCGACTCGCCACAGGTAGTAATCTTAAACAATTGACCAAAACTATTCCCAGACATATTATTCTCAATTCAAACTTTTTGCAAATTTAGCTAAACTAGCCACTCCACCAATCAAATCTTCTTCATCCGCAGCAAAAGAGAAGCGCACATAGCCTGGCTGACCAAAGCCACTACCAGGAACGGTTGCCACATTAGCTTCTTCAAGTGCCCGAATACAGAACTCATCATCGGTCATATTATTAACTCCAAGGCTTGCTAATGAAGTCCAAACATATAATGTTGCTTTTGGTAATGGTAATTCAATCCCAAAATGCTCCTTAAATGCCTCGACAAAAACATCACGACGTTTTTTCATGGTTGCATTAACCCAGTTAGTAATTTCATCAGCATGCTTAAAGGCACCAATTGCACCATGCTGACATACCAAAGAAACACCTGTGGTACTTTGCGTTGTAAGTGCACTTAATGCATCAATTAGATCTTTACGCGCAAGCATAAATCCTACCCGCCAGCCAGTCATCGCAAATGTTTTGGAAGCACTTTGTAAAATAACTATATTTTCTTTATACTCAAGAAAACTACCACAAGAAACATATTCATCATCAGTATAAACTAATCCGCTATACACCTCATCACTAATTACTAATAAACCCAGTTCATTAGCGGTATCCATCAAAGCTTTCATTTCTGGACGAGTATAGATTACCCCTGTTGGGTTAACTCCATTATTAATCAGTAATATTTTACAGTCTGGAGTATAAGCTGCTTTAAGCATTTCAGGGGTCAATTTCCAGCCACCTTCTTCAGTGGTCTTTATTACAACAGGCTTACCATCCATAATTTTGGTGATTGCTGGATATGAAACCCAATACGGCGCAGGAATTATTACACCAAGTTTCTCAGCTGGATCTTTTTTTAATGGCGAACTAGAACCTAATAAATACTGTAACATTAGATAAAGTCCAAATTTTCCACCAGTAGTAATAATGCACTCTTCAGCAGTATAATTGGTATTATATAATTCGTTCATCCGTTCAGCTGCAGCCTTACGCAATTCTGGTTGACCAGCTGTTATTGGATATGGAATATCACCTATTTCAATAAATTTGATTGCTGCATCCCGAACAATTTTTGGTGTCACCAATTTAGGTTCTCCAGCACTCAAATTATAGACACGAATACCCGCTGCTTTTTTACTTTGAGCTATTGAATTAATCACTACTGTTACCGATGCCTGTAATTTACTCATCGCTTTGAACC belongs to Aquella oligotrophica and includes:
- the traL gene encoding type IV conjugative transfer system protein TraL encodes the protein MSKKSYYIPRRLDDPPKALWFDADEIIVFAVILFPGLLMKSFLMFLVMLVVSLFATYQYTKIKAGKLRGYLIHFFYWNFGSLKLKRLPPSHIREISG
- a CDS encoding OmpA family protein, producing the protein MQRKSIRLLLSLAITTSFLIGCASDNPSPIEARTYYNVATNDYSYCNAESCPLPTQFTLDDEPDEPESPIFITPVTPVEIKKRTEKFAVNFTFSKSYLTKSAISKIRASIKHLHITKDEQIKVIGYTDNVEAVKHKSHFNQRLAHNRAEAVRNYLIHHYGFKASNITIEARPLCCYVASNKNKVGRYENRRAEIEVVITQN
- a CDS encoding LuxR C-terminal-related transcriptional regulator, whose translation is MRNFEHELAFAVWFSNRYFDDEVAYVKTLSHEIAFATLHTKETLGIKPKMNLLDNKSFTIIRDQIMQVDEILVKNMSDALVVESLLINGSIQIFYWTKKLIKIGCEIYMLVEQAITGELSAKKLLGNHFKPIPRYYSRHQVRFSNQEQCVMYLLANDFSIEEIASLLFITAGTVRTHVYSKIIRKLNMLGYEISNKEEASQLIELLGYGRNMPDKLLKSIRPSSYIVRNL
- a CDS encoding pyridoxal phosphate-dependent aminotransferase — protein: MSKLQASVTVVINSIAQSKKAAGIRVYNLSAGEPKLVTPKIVRDAAIKFIEIGDIPYPITAGQPELRKAAAERMNELYNTNYTAEECIITTGGKFGLYLMLQYLLGSSSPLKKDPAEKLGVIIPAPYWVSYPAITKIMDGKPVVIKTTEEGGWKLTPEMLKAAYTPDCKILLINNGVNPTGVIYTRPEMKALMDTANELGLLVISDEVYSGLVYTDDEYVSCGSFLEYKENIVILQSASKTFAMTGWRVGFMLARKDLIDALSALTTQSTTGVSLVCQHGAIGAFKHADEITNWVNATMKKRRDVFVEAFKEHFGIELPLPKATLYVWTSLASLGVNNMTDDEFCIRALEEANVATVPGSGFGQPGYVRFSFAADEEDLIGGVASLAKFAKSLN
- a CDS encoding lytic transglycosylase domain-containing protein is translated as MLKKLLQLLFIINISNSLAISVTNYSDEKPKSANYYTTSHSAPQKLKPGSACWSRAESRYGVPASLLVAIAKVESRFNPRALGKNDNGSYDIGLMQINSGWLKKLQQYNISENDLYDPCTNIMVGAWILSDNINRLGYNWNAVGAYNAKTISKREKYAKKVHKAIIELGYNN
- the traE gene encoding type IV conjugative transfer system protein TraE; the encoded protein is MEKTVYKNKLIKALRRVQVNDLILIILALCLLLTLALAVKNMGRERTIIVPPVVHDKFWVDSNDADPKYLQEMATYFIFLANNVSPENIEYQNSLIINYVNPSEQGILRTQLAQQASRVKRNQLTTMFSIIGFKVDAGANIVIINGVLKSIIGDKVVSTTEKSYRISFQIINGQLYINEFGEVNNNDPFGEIINEKQ
- the aroC gene encoding chorismate synthase yields the protein MSGNSFGQLFKITTCGESHGGAVGVIVDGCPAGIKITTEEIQAELDRRKPGQSAITTPRSETDTIHVLSGVFEGKTTGTPILMLAYNKDQRSADYDHLKNIFRPSHADFTYLMKYGMRDYRGSGRASARETLARVAAGAIAKKFLQQELGVEIISFVEQVGPIKAQIDHTKVTAADVEANIIRCPDQTIAKEMISLVEEVRDDGDSIGGVIKCVLRNVPVGLGEPVFDRFHADLAKAMVSINAVKGFEIGSGFAGVELRGSVHNDPFVLVEGDIRTETNHAGGVLGGITSGEDIYFRVAFKSVSTISKPQKTLDVDYNEIDLEAYGRHDPCVLPRAVPVVDAMAALVIIDHYLRHKSYSNI